In Pseudofrankia saprophytica, one genomic interval encodes:
- a CDS encoding SDR family NAD(P)-dependent oxidoreductase: MSDQQSGRPSPSGRRVVVLLGAGGTLGSALARTFAAEPGTDLVLADVSEAALAATAEGIEGGDAKPETAVADVSDLAQVEAVVRLAVERFGRLDVLISNAGVLAQNGRIHNLTTADWDRSFRVNVLGAVNAIHAAVGPMRKQGSGSIILTASVAGITAWSHSAPYCVTKAGVIHLAKVAAVEYARDGIRVNAVCPGTFLSGMHTELPQNAIDAIAAKHPLGLGAADDLVGAYSYLASDASRWTTGSAIVVDGGYAAP, encoded by the coding sequence ATGTCCGATCAGCAGTCCGGTCGACCAAGCCCTTCCGGGCGACGCGTGGTGGTGCTGCTCGGCGCGGGCGGCACCCTCGGTTCAGCCCTGGCGCGCACGTTCGCGGCCGAGCCCGGCACCGACCTCGTCCTGGCCGATGTCAGCGAGGCGGCGCTGGCAGCGACGGCGGAGGGCATCGAGGGTGGCGACGCGAAGCCGGAGACCGCCGTCGCCGACGTCAGCGACCTGGCACAGGTCGAGGCCGTCGTGCGCCTGGCGGTGGAACGTTTCGGCCGGCTCGACGTCCTCATCAGCAACGCCGGCGTGCTCGCGCAGAACGGGCGCATCCACAACCTGACGACCGCGGACTGGGACCGGTCGTTCCGGGTCAACGTGCTGGGCGCCGTCAACGCCATCCATGCCGCCGTGGGACCCATGCGTAAGCAGGGCAGCGGGTCGATCATCCTGACGGCGTCGGTGGCGGGCATCACCGCGTGGTCGCACTCGGCGCCGTACTGCGTCACCAAGGCCGGCGTGATCCACCTCGCCAAGGTCGCCGCCGTCGAGTACGCCCGCGACGGCATCCGGGTGAACGCGGTCTGCCCCGGCACGTTCCTCTCCGGAATGCACACGGAGCTGCCCCAGAACGCGATCGACGCGATCGCGGCGAAGCACCCGCTCGGCCTCGGCGCGGCCGACGACCTGGTCGGTGCCTACTCCTACCTGGCGAGCGACGCGTCACGGTGGACCACAGGGTCGGCGATCGTCGTCGACGGCGGTTACGCCGCGCCGTAG
- a CDS encoding DUF3885 domain-containing protein → MGANQVLTASTLTQSWERRWPECPPVAHWLRDRYPDRWVRFHSLPESKRYPTDETEYAIVLRRHYTVLSALAPGPDLLVVTSEWTENVEPGSPVWPTRSQIAPRAWHWRTVLEEPDEAPEWRSYTQLYAEVMPWRQGAIDAVLRAVANDELANVILAPIDLGWLYHPYDGGADVILPTRERRDALKVQYRAWLSRHSLGL, encoded by the coding sequence ATGGGGGCGAACCAGGTGCTGACCGCGTCGACCTTGACGCAGTCGTGGGAGCGGCGGTGGCCCGAGTGTCCTCCGGTCGCGCACTGGCTGCGCGACCGATACCCGGACCGATGGGTGAGGTTCCACAGCCTTCCCGAGTCGAAGCGGTACCCCACCGACGAGACCGAGTACGCCATCGTGCTTCGCCGGCACTACACCGTGCTGTCGGCGCTCGCTCCAGGGCCCGACCTCCTGGTCGTGACCAGCGAGTGGACAGAGAACGTGGAACCCGGTTCTCCGGTCTGGCCGACACGCTCGCAGATCGCCCCGAGGGCGTGGCACTGGCGAACCGTGCTGGAGGAGCCGGACGAAGCCCCCGAGTGGCGTAGCTACACCCAGCTCTATGCCGAGGTGATGCCCTGGCGGCAGGGCGCGATCGACGCCGTGCTGAGGGCTGTCGCAAACGACGAACTCGCAAATGTGATCCTCGCGCCGATCGACCTCGGGTGGCTGTATCACCCCTACGACGGCGGCGCCGACGTCATCCTCCCAACACGAGAGCGACGAGACGCCCTGAAGGTGCAATACCGAGCCTGGCTATCCAGGCACTCGCTTGGGCTTTGA
- a CDS encoding TetR/AcrR family transcriptional regulator: MTEVIVRRSAKWELRRQAIIDTSAHVFAQRGFHGTSTAELCEANQVGKGALYYYIGSKEQLLVAIHDRVMDEVMVGADRAASSEGTPPEQLAQLGAELLDVIHRYPDHVWVFLHEFPALTGENAETFRQRRREYEMRVEDIFEAGQRTGHFRDIDPPMAAKAWLGMHNYTYLWLRPGGRVGVLDLAAQYADIFVRGISAAPPSAGTVTRPPTDVAGTPAPAVPSARTGAKKRRQGTA, encoded by the coding sequence ATGACGGAGGTCATTGTTCGGCGCAGCGCCAAGTGGGAGCTGCGCCGCCAGGCGATCATCGACACGTCCGCGCACGTCTTCGCCCAGCGGGGGTTCCACGGCACCAGCACGGCCGAACTCTGCGAAGCCAACCAGGTCGGCAAGGGCGCGCTTTACTACTACATCGGCTCCAAGGAGCAGCTGCTCGTCGCGATCCACGACCGGGTGATGGACGAGGTGATGGTCGGCGCCGACAGGGCGGCGAGCTCGGAGGGCACTCCGCCCGAGCAGCTCGCCCAGCTCGGCGCCGAACTCCTCGACGTCATCCACCGCTATCCCGACCACGTCTGGGTCTTCCTGCACGAGTTCCCCGCGCTCACCGGTGAGAACGCCGAGACGTTCCGGCAGCGGCGCCGGGAATACGAGATGCGCGTCGAGGACATCTTCGAGGCGGGCCAGCGCACCGGCCACTTTCGCGACATCGACCCGCCGATGGCGGCGAAGGCGTGGCTGGGCATGCACAACTACACCTACCTGTGGCTGCGCCCGGGCGGGCGCGTCGGCGTGCTCGACCTCGCCGCACAGTACGCCGACATCTTCGTCCGCGGCATCTCCGCCGCACCGCCGTCCGCCGGCACCGTCACCAGGCCGCCGACGGACGTGGCCGGTACGCCGGCGCCGGCGGTCCCCTCGGCGCGGACGGGCGCGAAGAAGCGGCGTCAGGGCACCGCGTAG
- a CDS encoding tetratricopeptide repeat protein, with protein MWVRFAGRLSGAHTLAIRLAEAGNHAAARALAEDTLTRRRRILGDNHPNPQVNVRCCAGKRSEVGLPDLRPARTCRSASYVDLHKCDP; from the coding sequence GTGTGGGTGCGGTTTGCCGGGCGGCTGTCCGGCGCCCACACCCTCGCCATCCGGTTGGCCGAGGCTGGCAACCACGCCGCCGCCCGAGCACTGGCCGAGGACACCCTCACCCGCCGCCGCCGGATCCTCGGCGACAACCACCCGAACCCCCAGGTCAACGTCCGGTGCTGCGCTGGCAAACGATCAGAAGTAGGACTCCCCGACCTCAGGCCGGCAAGAACGTGCAGGTCAGCGTCATATGTCGATCTTCACAAATGTGACCCTTGA
- a CDS encoding HNH endonuclease signature motif containing protein, which translates to MPAGLAGCAEEAAFDLVVELVRLASRLQGLTIRAQVHLARLRPAPSDDGDESGGPYSEFLAAELGQSPRTASGRLARAWDIAHQVPDALDALTSGQLDYPRLLALHDVTQALSDGQRATVEAQMLAGGRLKSPSQWRRKLHRMVARIDPDAAARRRKEAHAQRGVAVQALEDGMGLLSATLAAHDAHAIFERIDRIAKADARADGDRRPIDARRADVLAALLLGNRRELVKVEIQVIAAVGTLAGLDDNPAELVGHGPIPATVGRMLAADANWRRVLTDPDTGTVLDLGHRRIPTPALARLIRHRDTRCVFPGCGMPATCCDIDHTVAHATGGRTALDNLGLLCRHHHSAKQGRGCHFSRSCRRGSQVVSAVAADWRDSRAVTACDQSRSASRLSKPSRQIRPGAGGRRRNRSRDTPDGRRRGRISRSMGPAQLRGKDRRPTGRETGGPPCGHGFRDTVRAG; encoded by the coding sequence ATGCCGGCCGGGCTGGCGGGCTGCGCCGAGGAAGCGGCGTTTGACCTGGTGGTGGAGCTTGTCCGGCTGGCCTCCCGTCTGCAGGGCTTGACGATCCGGGCGCAGGTCCACCTGGCCAGGCTTCGGCCGGCGCCTTCCGACGACGGCGACGAGAGCGGTGGGCCCTATTCGGAGTTCCTCGCCGCCGAGCTGGGTCAGTCGCCCCGCACCGCTTCCGGCCGGCTCGCGCGGGCCTGGGATATCGCCCATCAGGTGCCCGACGCGCTCGACGCGTTGACGTCGGGCCAGCTGGACTACCCTCGGCTGCTCGCGCTGCACGACGTCACCCAGGCGCTGTCCGACGGGCAACGAGCCACCGTCGAGGCGCAGATGCTGGCCGGCGGCCGGTTGAAGTCGCCGTCGCAGTGGCGCCGCAAGCTGCACCGGATGGTCGCTCGGATCGATCCGGACGCCGCCGCGCGGCGGCGCAAGGAAGCGCACGCTCAGCGTGGCGTCGCCGTACAGGCTCTTGAAGACGGCATGGGTCTGCTGTCGGCGACGTTGGCGGCCCACGACGCACACGCGATCTTCGAGCGGATCGACCGGATCGCGAAAGCCGATGCCCGTGCCGACGGCGACAGGCGGCCGATCGACGCCCGGCGCGCGGACGTTCTCGCTGCGTTGCTGTTGGGTAACCGCCGCGAGTTGGTGAAGGTCGAGATTCAGGTCATCGCTGCCGTCGGCACCCTCGCTGGGCTGGACGACAACCCCGCCGAACTCGTCGGCCATGGCCCGATCCCGGCCACGGTCGGCCGGATGCTGGCCGCTGACGCGAACTGGCGCCGTGTCCTGACCGACCCGGACACCGGCACTGTCCTGGACCTCGGACACCGGCGGATTCCGACCCCGGCGCTTGCCCGGCTCATCCGACATCGGGACACCCGATGTGTCTTTCCCGGCTGCGGAATGCCCGCTACCTGCTGCGATATCGATCATACGGTCGCTCACGCCACGGGCGGTCGAACCGCACTCGACAACCTTGGCCTGTTGTGTCGCCATCACCATTCGGCCAAACAGGGTCGGGGGTGTCATTTCTCGCGTTCGTGCAGGCGGGGGTCGCAGGTCGTCTCGGCCGTTGCGGCCGACTGGCGTGATTCCAGAGCAGTCACGGCCTGCGACCAGTCACGAAGCGCATCCCGACTCTCTAAACCCAGCCGGCAGATTAGACCGGGCGCCGGAGGACGACGGCGGAACCGATCACGAGACACTCCCGATGGACGCCGCCGCGGGAGAATCTCGCGCAGCATGGGGCCGGCGCAGCTTCGCGGAAAAGACAGGCGGCCCACCGGTCGGGAGACCGGTGGGCCGCCGTGTGGTCACGGCTTCAGGGACACTGTTCGAGCAGGCTGA
- a CDS encoding cyclase family protein has protein sequence MAKRWKQRPQDSNWGDWGDDDELGRVNMITPEKVLEGVREISAGRSFSLSLPLDLPGGSSLNQRRYPPILRPTEDLKHKPDVFYNVVGRDRLHYSFTDVWSDDLVTLWLQYSTQWDALVHQGALFDADGDGVEEPVYYNGFRPDEDVIGPQEDAKGDGSGSLSFARHLGLEHMAAHGVQGRAVLIDIAHHLGNTEEWTGVSWKTLREIIDADKVEIRPGDMVILHTGYATKILEWNGKPDESRIQAMYPYLDAQDDGILQWILDSGLSALIADNYAVEGFAPASREPHTLLPIHELCLFKLGIPLGELWYLHDLAAWLRENNRTSFLLTAPPLRLPGAAGGPLTPIATV, from the coding sequence GTGGCAAAGCGCTGGAAGCAGCGTCCGCAGGACTCGAACTGGGGCGACTGGGGCGACGACGACGAGCTCGGCCGCGTCAACATGATCACGCCGGAGAAGGTGCTCGAGGGCGTCCGCGAGATCTCCGCCGGCCGTTCGTTCTCGCTGAGCCTCCCGCTGGACCTCCCTGGTGGCAGCTCGCTCAACCAGCGCCGCTACCCGCCGATCCTGCGGCCCACGGAGGACCTGAAGCACAAGCCCGACGTCTTCTACAACGTGGTCGGGCGGGATCGGCTGCACTACTCGTTCACCGACGTCTGGTCCGACGACCTGGTGACGCTCTGGTTGCAGTACTCCACGCAGTGGGACGCGCTGGTTCACCAGGGCGCGCTCTTCGACGCGGACGGCGACGGGGTCGAGGAGCCGGTCTACTACAACGGTTTCCGGCCTGACGAGGACGTGATCGGGCCGCAGGAGGACGCCAAGGGCGACGGCAGCGGCAGCCTCAGCTTCGCCCGGCACCTCGGCCTGGAGCACATGGCCGCGCACGGCGTGCAGGGTCGCGCCGTGCTGATCGACATCGCTCACCATCTCGGGAACACCGAGGAGTGGACCGGGGTCAGCTGGAAGACGCTGCGCGAGATCATCGACGCCGACAAGGTGGAGATCCGCCCCGGCGACATGGTGATCCTCCACACCGGGTATGCCACCAAGATCCTGGAGTGGAACGGCAAGCCCGACGAGTCTCGTATCCAGGCGATGTACCCCTACCTCGACGCGCAGGACGACGGGATCCTGCAGTGGATCCTCGACTCCGGGCTGTCGGCGCTCATCGCCGACAACTACGCCGTCGAGGGTTTCGCGCCCGCGAGCCGCGAGCCGCACACCCTGCTGCCGATCCACGAGCTGTGCCTGTTCAAGCTCGGCATCCCGCTCGGTGAGCTCTGGTACCTCCACGACCTGGCCGCCTGGCTCCGCGAGAACAACCGCACCAGCTTCCTGCTCACCGCCCCGCCCCTACGCCTCCCCGGCGCCGCCGGCGGCCCGCTGACCCCCATAGCGACGGTGTAG
- a CDS encoding SigE family RNA polymerase sigma factor, which yields MRADDKRSFEAFMGEAAGRLLLTAVLLSGGDRAAGEDLLQSAFEKVLRHWPRIADDQPEAYVRRALVNGATSRWRRLRARVTEVPLLVDGAWTVDPAEAGTDHADRLTVRDGLIRALRALPPKQRAVIVLRYVDDLPEGDVAAVLGCSIGTVRAQAHRGLLRLRSSEHLAGLGPYAPRPQAVATPTADILTNGRSKSVAVTAEGENW from the coding sequence GTGCGTGCGGATGACAAACGATCATTCGAGGCGTTCATGGGAGAGGCGGCCGGCCGGCTTCTCCTGACCGCTGTGCTGCTGTCAGGTGGCGACCGGGCCGCTGGTGAGGACCTGCTGCAGTCCGCGTTTGAGAAGGTGCTGCGGCACTGGCCCAGGATCGCCGACGACCAGCCCGAGGCCTACGTCCGCCGAGCCCTGGTCAACGGGGCCACGTCCCGATGGCGACGGCTGCGCGCCCGGGTCACCGAGGTGCCGCTGCTCGTCGACGGCGCGTGGACCGTCGATCCGGCCGAGGCGGGCACGGATCACGCCGACCGGCTAACCGTCCGCGACGGCCTGATCCGCGCCCTGCGCGCCCTCCCGCCGAAGCAACGAGCCGTCATCGTGCTCCGCTACGTCGACGACCTGCCCGAAGGCGACGTCGCCGCCGTGCTCGGCTGCTCGATCGGCACCGTCCGCGCCCAGGCTCACCGCGGCCTGTTGCGGCTCCGCAGCAGCGAGCACCTCGCCGGCCTAGGCCCCTATGCCCCGCGCCCGCAGGCCGTGGCGACGCCGACCGCCGACATCCTGACCAACGGGCGCTCTAAGTCTGTCGCCGTCACTGCCGAGGGGGAGAACTGGTGA